One stretch of Flavobacterium sp. 9 DNA includes these proteins:
- a CDS encoding 2-hydroxyacid dehydrogenase, translating into MSLTTTSNSNKIAFFSTQPYDKAFFNKYNTDFGFELAFFETQLNPQTVILIENASIVCVFVNDIVNEAVIKQLAEKGVKIIALRCAGFNNVDLEAAKKYNLKVCRVPAYSPQAVAEHAIAMILTLNRKTHKAYNRVREQNFSLNGLLGFDLFGKTIGIIGTGNIGKAFAKIALGFGCKVLAYDIVTNAEMEKDGVKFVSLEEIFKLSDIISLHCPLNEQTKHIINSKSIDEMKDSVMIINTSRGGLIETASVIEGLKEGKIGYLGIDVYEQEEKLFFRDLSADIIQDDAIQRLMSFPNVLVTAHQAFFTNEALTQIALVTFNNIKSLLAQNDIENKAALLV; encoded by the coding sequence ATGAGTTTAACGACTACATCAAATAGTAATAAAATCGCCTTTTTTTCGACCCAGCCTTATGACAAAGCTTTTTTTAATAAATACAATACTGACTTTGGTTTTGAGTTAGCTTTTTTTGAAACTCAATTAAATCCTCAAACCGTTATTTTGATCGAAAACGCATCGATTGTATGTGTTTTTGTAAATGATATCGTTAATGAAGCTGTTATAAAACAATTGGCAGAAAAAGGAGTGAAAATTATCGCATTACGTTGTGCAGGTTTTAACAATGTTGATTTAGAAGCTGCAAAAAAGTACAATTTAAAAGTTTGTCGCGTTCCCGCATATTCTCCTCAGGCAGTTGCAGAACACGCAATTGCAATGATTTTAACTTTAAATAGAAAAACACATAAAGCTTACAATAGAGTTAGAGAACAAAATTTCTCTTTGAACGGATTATTAGGCTTTGATTTATTCGGGAAAACAATTGGAATAATTGGAACGGGAAATATTGGAAAAGCTTTTGCGAAAATCGCTTTAGGTTTTGGATGCAAAGTCTTGGCGTATGATATTGTTACAAATGCGGAAATGGAAAAGGACGGAGTGAAATTTGTTTCTCTTGAAGAGATATTCAAATTGAGTGATATTATTTCGCTTCATTGCCCTTTAAACGAACAAACCAAACATATCATAAATAGTAAATCTATCGATGAAATGAAAGACAGCGTTATGATTATCAATACAAGTCGCGGCGGATTAATAGAGACAGCTTCGGTTATTGAAGGTCTTAAAGAAGGTAAAATTGGTTATCTGGGAATTGATGTTTACGAACAGGAAGAGAAACTGTTTTTCAGAGATCTTTCGGCAGATATTATTCAGGACGATGCGATTCAGCGTTTAATGAGTTTTCCAAATGTTTTGGTTACAGCACATCAGGCGTTTTTTACTAATGAAGCTTTGACGCAAATTGCTTTAGTAACTTTTAATAATATAAAGTCTTTATTGGCTCAAAATGATATTGAGAATAAAGCCGCTTTGCTGGTTTAG